In a genomic window of Amblyomma americanum isolate KBUSLIRL-KWMA chromosome 4, ASM5285725v1, whole genome shotgun sequence:
- the LOC144129538 gene encoding uncharacterized protein LOC144129538, translated as MPDQGPRVLYRLRDHIAGVNWQPTRFAETVPHIRICGLCRMIPMRTVALPCAHTLCECCHRACAHCWNEAHGCEFVGTMDIMLRHYETECQFHTVECPRCGDAVLHNNLALTTWLDAEDALPQPLEI; from the exons ATGCCAGATCAGGGGCCCAGGGTGCTGTACCGACTGCGCGACCACATCGCTGGCGTCAACTGGCAGCCGACGCGGTTCGCCGAGACCGTGCCACACATCCGCATCTGCGGCCTCTGCCGCATGATTCCCATGAGGACGGTGGCTCTCCCCTGCGCGCATACCCTCTGCGAGTGCTGCCACAGAGCCTGC gctcACTGCTGGAACGAAGCGCATGGCTGCGAGTTTGTGGGCACCATGGACATCATGCTCCGACACTATGAGACCGAATGCCAATTCCACACCGTGGAGTGTCCGCGGTGCGGAGACGCAGTGTTACACAATAACCTTGCGCTCACAACGTGGCTGGATGCAGAGGATGCGCTTCCTCAACCGCTGGAGATCTAG